In Streptomyces sclerotialus, one genomic interval encodes:
- a CDS encoding ATP-binding protein: MSEPAAGRLRGVASGLLRWTSLRLRLVVVFALVALTAAVSASGIAYWLNRNTVLDRTQNAALKDFRTQLAERTRSLPLHPACGELRDAARQMGAGPQNYDVLLLAKDDAGRTCTATTDQDLLNLKTVPETLQKAVEQRRPVDASNKSPYHLYWQRQEIEDDPYFVAGAKLNGGGPTGYMLKSLATERQDLNSLAWSLGVATLLALVGSALLAQAAATTVLRPVQRLGTAARELGEGKLDTRLRVTGTDELADLSRTFNRTAERLQQRVEELSTREASSRRFVADMSHELRTPLTAITAVTEVLEEEADALDPMIAPAVQLVVSETRRLNDLVENLMEVTRFDAGTARLVLDDVDVADQVTACIDARAWLDAVELDAERGIVARLDPRRLDVILANLIGNALKHGGSPVRVSVRTESSDDGDRLLIRVRDHGPGIPEEVLPHVFDRFYKASASRPRSEGSGLGLSIALENAHIHGGEITAANSDEGGAVFTLRLPRDASRLAEDGAGGSGSGTADGQRKRDGADDGPDAGDER; this comes from the coding sequence GTGAGTGAACCGGCCGCCGGCCGGCTGCGCGGGGTCGCGTCCGGCCTGCTGCGCTGGACCAGCCTGCGGCTGCGCCTGGTGGTGGTCTTCGCGCTGGTGGCGCTGACCGCCGCGGTCTCCGCCTCCGGCATCGCGTACTGGCTCAACCGCAACACCGTGCTGGACCGTACGCAGAACGCCGCGCTGAAGGACTTCCGCACCCAGCTGGCGGAGCGTACGCGGTCGCTGCCGCTCCACCCGGCCTGCGGGGAACTGCGGGACGCCGCGCGCCAGATGGGTGCCGGACCGCAGAACTACGACGTACTGCTGCTCGCGAAGGACGATGCGGGCAGGACCTGCACGGCCACCACCGACCAGGACCTCCTGAACCTGAAGACCGTGCCGGAGACGCTGCAGAAGGCCGTGGAGCAGCGGCGCCCCGTGGACGCGTCGAACAAGTCGCCGTACCACCTGTACTGGCAGCGGCAGGAGATCGAGGACGACCCGTACTTCGTGGCCGGGGCGAAGCTGAACGGCGGCGGCCCGACCGGGTACATGCTGAAGTCGCTGGCCACCGAGCGGCAGGACCTGAACTCCCTCGCCTGGTCGCTGGGGGTCGCGACGCTGCTCGCGCTGGTCGGCTCGGCGCTGCTGGCGCAGGCCGCGGCGACGACCGTGCTGCGGCCCGTGCAGCGGCTCGGCACCGCGGCACGCGAGCTGGGTGAGGGGAAGCTGGACACCCGGCTGCGGGTGACCGGCACGGACGAGCTGGCCGACCTCTCCCGTACGTTCAACCGGACCGCCGAGCGGCTCCAGCAGCGGGTGGAGGAGCTGAGCACGCGGGAGGCGTCCTCGCGGCGCTTCGTCGCGGACATGTCGCACGAGCTGCGGACGCCGCTGACCGCGATCACGGCCGTGACGGAGGTCCTGGAGGAGGAGGCCGACGCGCTCGACCCGATGATCGCGCCCGCGGTGCAGCTGGTGGTCAGCGAGACCCGGCGGCTGAACGACCTGGTGGAGAACCTGATGGAGGTCACCCGATTCGACGCGGGCACGGCCCGGCTGGTCCTGGACGACGTGGACGTCGCGGACCAGGTCACGGCGTGCATCGACGCACGGGCCTGGCTGGACGCCGTGGAGCTGGACGCCGAGCGCGGCATCGTCGCGCGGCTGGACCCGCGCCGCCTTGACGTGATCCTGGCGAACCTCATCGGCAACGCGCTCAAGCACGGCGGCTCGCCGGTGCGGGTGTCGGTCCGTACGGAATCCTCCGACGACGGGGACCGGCTGCTCATCCGCGTACGGGACCACGGGCCCGGCATTCCCGAGGAGGTGCTGCCGCACGTCTTCGACCGCTTCTACAAGGCGAGCGCCTCCCGGCCCCGCTCGGAGGGCTCGGGCCTCGGCCTGTCCATCGCCCTGGAGAACGCGCACATCCACGGCGGCGAGATCACGGCGGCCAACTCCGACGAGGGCGGTGCGGTCTTCACGCTGCGACTCCCCAGGGACGCCTCGCGGCTCGCGGAGGACGGTGCCGGCGGCTCCGGCTCGGGGACGGCCGACGGGCAGCGGAAGCGGGACGGCGCGGACGACGGCCCGGACGCGGGGGACGAGCGATGA
- the afsQ1 gene encoding two-component system response regulator AfsQ1, whose amino-acid sequence MPFLLLIEDDDAIRTALELSLSRQGHRVVTAATGEDGLKLLREQRPDLIVLDVMLPGIDGFEVCRRIRRTDQLPIILLTARNDDIDVVVGLESGADDYVVKPVQGRVLDARIRAVLRRGERESSDSATFGSLVIDRSAMTVTKNGEDLQLTPTELRLLLELSRRPGQALSRQQLLRLVWEHDYLGDSRLVDACVQRLRAKVEDVPSSPTLIRTVRGVGYRLDTPQ is encoded by the coding sequence GTGCCTTTCCTGTTGCTGATCGAGGACGACGACGCCATCCGCACGGCCCTCGAACTCTCGCTGTCCCGCCAGGGTCACCGTGTGGTGACCGCGGCGACGGGCGAGGACGGCCTGAAACTGCTGCGTGAGCAGCGCCCCGACCTGATCGTCCTGGACGTGATGCTGCCGGGGATCGACGGTTTCGAGGTGTGCCGGCGGATCCGCCGTACGGACCAACTGCCCATCATCCTGCTGACCGCGCGTAACGACGACATCGATGTGGTCGTCGGACTGGAGTCCGGCGCGGACGACTACGTCGTCAAGCCGGTGCAGGGGCGGGTGCTGGACGCCCGGATCAGGGCGGTGCTGCGGCGCGGCGAACGCGAGTCGAGCGACTCGGCGACGTTCGGGTCACTGGTCATCGACCGTTCGGCGATGACGGTGACCAAGAACGGCGAGGATCTGCAACTGACCCCGACCGAGTTGCGGTTGCTGCTGGAGCTGAGCCGCCGGCCCGGACAGGCGCTGTCCAGACAGCAGCTGCTCCGCCTGGTGTGGGAGCACGACTACCTCGGTGACTCGCGCCTGGTGGACGCGTGTGTGCAGCGGCTGCGGGCCAAGGTGGAGGACGTACCGTCCTCGCCGACGCTGATCCGTACGGTCCGCGGCGTCGGTTACCGGCTGGACACCCCGCAGTGA
- a CDS encoding SigE family RNA polymerase sigma factor, with amino-acid sequence MNTLHSTANSAVITRLHDVVRAGEKSGAVSGRGCARGTGRQRQAAYFVTPVEAVDTVVGTVAPVVTDGGTDGGRTYGEATEERSAAPAAVDSEAEFTAYVQERRASLYATAYHLTGDRHEAEDLLQSALFSTYRAWDRISDKGAVGGYLRRTMTNLHISAWRRRKLNEYPTEELPETAGDHDAMRGTELRAVLWQALAKLPETQRTMLVLRYYEGRTDPEIADILNISVGTVKSSIWRSLRRLREDDVLSFGRDQEESFGELVA; translated from the coding sequence ATGAACACACTGCACAGCACCGCCAACAGCGCAGTAATCACGCGTCTTCACGATGTCGTACGAGCCGGGGAGAAGTCCGGTGCCGTGAGCGGGCGGGGGTGCGCTCGCGGCACCGGGCGTCAGCGCCAGGCCGCGTACTTCGTGACGCCGGTCGAGGCCGTTGACACCGTCGTGGGAACCGTGGCCCCGGTGGTCACGGACGGGGGAACCGACGGGGGACGCACGTACGGGGAGGCCACGGAGGAGCGGAGCGCCGCGCCGGCGGCGGTGGACAGCGAAGCCGAGTTCACCGCCTACGTCCAGGAGCGCCGCGCCTCCCTGTACGCCACCGCCTACCACCTGACCGGCGACCGCCACGAGGCCGAGGACCTGCTGCAGAGCGCGCTGTTCTCGACCTACCGGGCGTGGGACCGGATCAGCGACAAGGGGGCGGTCGGTGGGTACCTGCGCCGCACGATGACCAACCTGCACATCAGTGCCTGGCGTCGGCGGAAGCTGAACGAGTACCCCACCGAGGAACTGCCGGAGACGGCCGGTGACCACGACGCGATGCGCGGCACCGAGCTGCGCGCCGTGCTGTGGCAGGCGCTGGCCAAGCTGCCCGAGACGCAGCGCACGATGCTCGTCCTGCGCTACTACGAGGGCCGGACGGACCCGGAGATCGCCGACATACTGAACATCAGCGTCGGCACGGTGAAGTCGAGCATCTGGCGTTCGCTGCGGCGGCTGCGCGAGGACGACGTCCTCAGCTTCGGCCGCGACCAGGAGGAGTCCTTCGGCGAGCTGGTGGCCTGA
- a CDS encoding OsmC family protein, whose product MPKEHSYLARVTWTGNSGAGTDGYRTYGRDHEVTADGPPPLPGTADPAFLGTGDRWNPEQLLLASLAQCHMLTYLAVCSLSGVVVTSYTDGASGTMTEDGKGGGAFTEVVLRPRVEIAAGSDPERARRLHTKAHDQCFIANSVNFPVRHEPVITVATG is encoded by the coding sequence GTGCCCAAGGAACACTCCTACCTCGCCCGCGTGACCTGGACCGGCAACTCCGGTGCCGGAACCGACGGATACCGCACGTACGGCCGGGACCACGAGGTGACGGCGGACGGCCCGCCGCCGCTGCCGGGCACCGCCGACCCGGCCTTCCTCGGCACCGGGGACCGCTGGAATCCGGAACAGCTGCTGCTCGCCTCGCTGGCCCAGTGCCACATGCTCACGTACCTGGCCGTCTGCTCACTGTCGGGCGTGGTGGTGACCTCGTACACGGACGGGGCGAGCGGCACGATGACCGAGGACGGCAAGGGCGGCGGCGCCTTCACCGAGGTCGTGCTGCGGCCGCGGGTGGAGATCGCGGCGGGCTCGGACCCCGAGCGGGCCCGGCGGCTGCACACCAAGGCGCACGACCAGTGCTTCATCGCGAACTCGGTGAACTTCCCGGTACGGCACGAGCCGGTGATCACGGTGGCCACCGGCTGA
- a CDS encoding uridine kinase, whose amino-acid sequence MSLLPSAPPARVILLTGPSGSGKSSLAARTGLPVLRLDDFYKEATDASLPQLPDGGGADWDSPLSWDAAAALTAIEELCRTGRAAVPVYDIARSARVGEDKLELAGAPLFIAEGIFAAEIVEACRAAGVLADALCLRGRPTTTFRRRLLRDLREGRKPAGYLVRRGLRLLRAERSVVARQTALGAYACAKPEALARISSAGADVTAPVRS is encoded by the coding sequence GTGAGCCTTCTCCCCAGTGCGCCGCCCGCCCGCGTCATCCTGCTGACCGGCCCCTCCGGCTCCGGGAAGTCCTCCCTCGCCGCCCGCACCGGCCTCCCCGTGCTGCGCCTGGACGACTTCTACAAGGAGGCCACGGACGCCTCCCTGCCGCAGCTTCCGGACGGCGGGGGCGCCGACTGGGACTCGCCGCTGTCCTGGGACGCGGCCGCCGCGCTCACCGCGATCGAGGAACTGTGCCGTACGGGCCGCGCGGCCGTCCCCGTCTACGACATCGCCAGGAGCGCCCGGGTCGGCGAGGACAAGCTGGAGCTGGCGGGCGCGCCGCTGTTCATCGCCGAAGGGATCTTCGCCGCCGAGATCGTCGAGGCCTGCCGGGCGGCGGGGGTGCTGGCCGACGCGCTGTGCCTGCGCGGCCGGCCCACCACGACGTTCCGTCGCCGGCTGCTGCGTGACCTGCGTGAGGGCCGTAAACCCGCCGGGTACCTGGTGCGCCGGGGCCTGCGACTGCTGCGCGCCGAACGGTCGGTGGTGGCGCGGCAGACCGCCCTGGGCGCGTACGCCTGTGCGAAGCCGGAGGCGCTGGCCCGGATATCCTCCGCGGGGGCGGACGTCACCGCCCCCGTACGGAGCTGA
- a CDS encoding aldehyde dehydrogenase family protein gives MSDRLSVFKTYKLYVGGKFPRSESGRVYEVTDAKGKWLANAPLSSRKDARDAVVAARKAFGGWSGATAYNRGQILYRIAEMLEGRREQFVSEVADAEGLSKSKAAAQVDAAIDRWVWYAGWSDKIAQVAGGANPVAGPFFNLSTPEPTGVVAVLAPQESSFLGLVSVIAPAIVTGNTVVVVASEKAPLPALSLGEVLATSDLPGGVVNVLSGRTAEIAGPLAAHQDVNAIDLAGVAGDREEATALETAAADNLKRVHRPQAVDWTADPGTDRMLAYLETKTVWHPMGV, from the coding sequence ATGTCTGATCGGCTGAGCGTCTTCAAGACCTACAAGCTGTACGTCGGGGGCAAGTTCCCCCGGTCCGAGAGCGGGCGGGTGTACGAGGTGACCGACGCAAAGGGCAAGTGGCTCGCCAACGCCCCGCTGTCCTCCCGCAAGGACGCGCGCGACGCGGTGGTCGCCGCCCGCAAGGCGTTCGGCGGCTGGTCCGGTGCCACCGCGTACAACCGCGGCCAGATCCTGTACCGCATCGCCGAGATGCTGGAGGGCCGCCGGGAGCAGTTCGTCTCGGAGGTGGCCGACGCCGAGGGACTGTCGAAGTCCAAGGCGGCGGCGCAGGTGGACGCGGCGATCGACCGGTGGGTCTGGTACGCCGGATGGTCCGACAAGATCGCGCAGGTCGCGGGCGGCGCGAACCCGGTCGCGGGCCCGTTCTTCAACCTCTCCACGCCCGAGCCGACCGGCGTGGTGGCCGTCCTGGCGCCGCAGGAGTCCTCGTTCCTCGGGCTGGTGTCGGTGATCGCGCCGGCGATCGTGACCGGTAACACCGTCGTGGTGGTGGCCAGCGAGAAGGCGCCGCTGCCTGCCCTGTCGCTGGGCGAGGTGCTGGCCACCTCCGACCTGCCCGGCGGCGTGGTGAACGTGCTGTCGGGCCGTACGGCCGAGATCGCCGGGCCGCTGGCCGCGCACCAGGACGTCAACGCGATCGACCTCGCGGGCGTGGCCGGTGACCGGGAGGAGGCGACCGCCCTGGAGACGGCGGCCGCCGACAACCTCAAGCGCGTCCACCGTCCACAGGCTGTGGACTGGACCGCCGACCCCGGCACCGACCGCATGCTGGCCTACCTGGAGACCAAGACGGTCTGGCACCCGATGGGCGTCTGA
- a CDS encoding aldehyde dehydrogenase family protein has product MAFEYAPAPESRAVVDIAPSYGLFIDGEFADAADGKVFKTVSPANEEVLSEVAQAGAADVERAVKAARKAFEKWSALPGAERAKYLFRIARLIQERSRELAVLESLDNGKPIKESRDSDLPLVAAHFFYYAGWADKLGHAGLGTDPKPLGVAGQVIPWNFPLLMLAWKIAPALACGNTVVLKPAETTPLSALFFADICRQAGLPRGVVNILTGDGSTGAELVAHPDVDKVAFTGSTEVGKAIARTVAGTDKKLTLELGGKAANIVFDDAPLDQAVEGIVNGIFFNQGHVCCAGSRLLVQESVQDELLDALKRRMASLRVGDPLDKNTDIGAINSAEQLARIKALADAGEAEGAERWAPACELPGEGYWFAPTLFTGVTQAHRIAREEIFGPVLSVLTFRTPEEAVAKANNTPYGLSAGIWTEKGSRSLWTAGKLRAGVVWSNTFNKFDPASPFGGYKESGFGREGGRHGLEAYLNV; this is encoded by the coding sequence ATGGCTTTTGAATACGCACCCGCGCCGGAGTCGCGCGCGGTCGTCGACATCGCTCCCTCGTACGGGCTGTTCATCGACGGCGAGTTCGCCGACGCGGCCGACGGCAAGGTCTTCAAGACCGTCTCCCCGGCGAACGAGGAGGTCCTCTCCGAGGTCGCGCAGGCCGGGGCCGCCGACGTCGAGCGCGCCGTGAAGGCCGCGCGCAAGGCGTTCGAGAAGTGGTCGGCGCTGCCCGGTGCCGAGCGCGCCAAGTACCTCTTCAGGATCGCCCGCCTCATCCAGGAGCGCTCGCGCGAGCTGGCGGTGCTGGAGTCGCTGGACAACGGCAAGCCGATCAAGGAGTCCCGCGACTCCGACCTGCCACTGGTCGCCGCGCACTTCTTCTACTACGCGGGCTGGGCCGACAAGCTCGGCCACGCGGGCCTCGGAACCGACCCGAAGCCGCTGGGCGTCGCCGGCCAGGTCATCCCCTGGAACTTCCCCCTGCTGATGCTCGCGTGGAAGATCGCCCCGGCGCTGGCCTGCGGCAACACCGTCGTCCTGAAGCCCGCCGAGACCACCCCGCTCTCCGCGCTCTTCTTCGCGGACATCTGCCGCCAGGCCGGGCTGCCCAGGGGCGTCGTCAACATCCTGACCGGCGACGGCTCGACCGGCGCCGAGCTGGTCGCGCACCCGGACGTCGACAAGGTCGCCTTCACCGGCTCGACCGAGGTCGGCAAGGCCATCGCGCGTACGGTCGCGGGCACGGACAAGAAGCTCACCCTGGAGCTGGGCGGCAAGGCCGCGAACATCGTCTTCGACGACGCGCCGCTCGACCAGGCCGTCGAGGGCATCGTCAACGGCATCTTCTTCAACCAGGGCCACGTCTGCTGCGCCGGCTCCCGGCTGCTGGTGCAGGAGTCGGTCCAGGACGAGCTGCTGGACGCGCTCAAGCGCCGGATGGCGTCCCTGCGCGTCGGCGACCCGCTGGACAAGAACACCGACATCGGCGCCATCAACTCCGCCGAGCAGCTGGCCCGTATCAAGGCGCTGGCCGACGCGGGCGAGGCCGAGGGCGCCGAGCGCTGGGCGCCGGCCTGCGAACTGCCCGGCGAGGGCTACTGGTTCGCGCCGACCCTGTTCACCGGCGTCACGCAGGCGCACCGCATCGCCCGCGAGGAGATCTTCGGCCCGGTGCTGTCCGTGCTGACGTTCCGTACGCCCGAGGAGGCCGTGGCCAAGGCGAACAACACGCCGTACGGCCTGTCGGCGGGCATCTGGACCGAGAAGGGCTCCCGCAGCCTGTGGACGGCGGGCAAGCTGCGCGCGGGCGTCGTCTGGTCCAACACGTTCAACAAGTTCGACCCGGCGTCGCCGTTCGGCGGCTACAAGGAGTCGGGCTTCGGCCGCGAGGGCGGCCGGCACGGTCTGGAGGCGTACCTGAATGTCTGA
- the deoC gene encoding deoxyribose-phosphate aldolase, whose protein sequence is MPTTVPAYGKEAAGRLATMADVTADDRALRRFLHGLPGVDAVGLQARAAALGTRSIKNTAKAYAIDLAISMIDLTTLEGADTPGKVRALCAKGVNPDPTDRTVPKVAAICVYPDMVATAKEALGASGIHVASVATAFPAGRAALPVKLADTRDAVAAGADEIDMVIDRGAFLAGRYLEVFEEIKAVKEACVREDGSAAHLKVIFETGELQTYDNVRRVSWLAMLAGADFIKTSTGKVGVNATPPVTLLMLEAVRDFHDRLGVQVGVKPAGGIRTSKDAIKYLVMVNETLGEEWLTADWFRFGASSLLNDLLMQRQKLSSGRYSGPDYVTVD, encoded by the coding sequence ATGCCCACCACTGTTCCCGCATACGGCAAAGAGGCCGCGGGGCGTCTGGCGACGATGGCGGACGTGACCGCCGACGACCGGGCCCTCCGCCGTTTCCTGCACGGCCTCCCGGGCGTCGACGCCGTCGGGCTGCAAGCCCGCGCCGCCGCGCTCGGCACCCGCTCGATCAAGAACACGGCGAAGGCGTACGCCATCGACCTCGCCATCTCGATGATCGACCTGACGACGCTCGAAGGAGCGGACACCCCGGGCAAGGTCCGGGCCCTGTGCGCCAAGGGCGTCAACCCCGACCCCACGGACCGCACGGTGCCGAAGGTCGCCGCGATCTGCGTGTATCCGGACATGGTGGCGACCGCCAAGGAGGCGCTCGGCGCCTCCGGCATCCATGTCGCCTCCGTGGCCACCGCGTTCCCCGCGGGCCGCGCGGCACTGCCGGTGAAGCTCGCCGACACCCGGGACGCGGTCGCGGCCGGCGCCGACGAGATCGACATGGTGATCGACCGGGGCGCGTTCCTCGCCGGCCGGTACCTGGAGGTCTTCGAGGAGATCAAGGCCGTGAAGGAGGCCTGCGTCCGCGAGGACGGCAGCGCGGCGCACCTCAAGGTCATCTTCGAGACCGGCGAACTCCAGACCTACGACAACGTCCGCCGCGTCTCCTGGCTCGCGATGCTCGCGGGCGCCGACTTCATCAAGACCTCCACCGGCAAGGTCGGCGTCAACGCCACTCCCCCGGTCACCCTGCTGATGCTGGAGGCCGTCCGCGACTTCCACGACCGGCTCGGGGTGCAGGTCGGGGTGAAGCCGGCCGGCGGCATCCGCACGTCCAAGGACGCGATCAAGTACCTGGTCATGGTGAACGAGACGCTGGGCGAGGAGTGGCTGACCGCGGACTGGTTCCGCTTCGGCGCGTCCAGCCTCCTCAACGACCTGCTGATGCAGCGCCAGAAGCTCAGCAGCGGCCGGTACTCCGGCCCCGACTACGTGACGGTGGACTGA
- a CDS encoding PH domain-containing protein, whose amino-acid sequence MTSPDNSSSGTAPTYADRTYRSPAALVGGVLLLALIAWLGVDALINGTPRTRMLAAAGLLTGVPLVTAFTLRPVVRANAERLTVCNPFRTIVLPWGAVEDLRASFSCEVFTGGRKYQLWAIPVSLRQRKRANRMSAKAAGAAARGEEPAEVRRASADQSLDELRELRERNAGRAEAQGAVAVRWSYEILVPLAVGVVALVLLLAL is encoded by the coding sequence ATGACGAGCCCGGACAACTCCTCCAGCGGAACCGCGCCGACCTACGCGGACCGCACCTACCGGTCGCCCGCGGCCCTGGTCGGCGGCGTCCTGCTGCTCGCGCTCATCGCCTGGCTGGGCGTCGACGCGCTGATCAACGGCACCCCGCGGACCCGCATGCTGGCGGCGGCCGGGCTGCTGACCGGCGTGCCGCTGGTGACCGCCTTCACCCTGCGCCCGGTGGTCCGCGCGAACGCGGAGCGGCTGACCGTGTGCAACCCCTTCCGCACCATCGTGCTGCCCTGGGGCGCGGTCGAGGACCTGCGCGCGTCCTTCTCCTGCGAGGTCTTCACGGGCGGCAGGAAGTACCAGCTGTGGGCGATCCCGGTCTCGCTGCGGCAGCGCAAGCGCGCCAACCGGATGTCGGCGAAGGCCGCGGGGGCCGCGGCGCGCGGCGAGGAACCGGCCGAGGTGCGGCGCGCCTCGGCCGATCAGTCCCTGGACGAGCTGCGTGAGCTGCGGGAGCGCAACGCGGGGCGCGCGGAAGCGCAGGGTGCCGTCGCCGTCCGCTGGTCCTACGAGATCCTCGTGCCGCTCGCGGTGGGCGTCGTCGCGCTGGTGCTCCTGCTCGCGCTGTAG
- a CDS encoding phospho-sugar mutase: protein MATVPAELTGRAKAWLAEDPDPETREELAKLIETEDTDELAERFAGTLQFGTAGLRGELGAGPMRMNRAVVIRAAAGLAAYLKDQGQGGGLVVIGYDARHKSADFARDTAAVMTGAGLKAALLPRPLPTPVLAFAIRHLGAVAGVEVTASHNPPRDNGYKVYLGDGSQIVPPADGEIASRIAAVGPLTEVARPESGWDVLGEDVLAAYLARTEAVLTPGSPRDTRVVYTPMHGVGRDVLTAAFERAGFPAPVVVAEQAEPDPDFPTVAFPNPEEPGAMDLAFETARTAQPDIVVANDPDADRCAVAVPAPETAAGWRMLRGDEVGALLAAHVVGSGARGTVATTIVSSSLLSRIAAAAGLPYTETLTGFKWLARVDGLRYAYEEALGYAVDPAGVRDKDGITAALLITELAAVLKRDGRTLTDLLDDLAVEHGLHATDQLSVRVEDLSVISDAMRRLRAQPPAALGGLTVSSAEDLSQGSASLPPTDGLRYTLSGSGEVTAGRVVVRPSGTEPKLKCYLEAVVPVASRDALPEARRTADAALAAIKADLSAAAGL from the coding sequence GTGGCAACCGTCCCCGCGGAGCTGACCGGCCGGGCGAAGGCCTGGCTGGCCGAGGACCCCGACCCGGAGACCCGCGAAGAGCTGGCGAAGCTCATCGAGACCGAGGACACCGACGAGCTGGCCGAACGGTTCGCCGGCACCCTGCAGTTCGGCACCGCGGGGCTCCGCGGCGAGCTGGGCGCGGGCCCGATGCGGATGAACCGCGCCGTCGTCATCCGGGCCGCGGCCGGGCTGGCCGCCTACCTCAAGGACCAGGGCCAGGGCGGCGGCCTGGTCGTCATCGGCTACGACGCGCGCCACAAGAGCGCCGACTTCGCCCGGGACACCGCCGCCGTCATGACCGGCGCCGGCCTGAAGGCGGCGCTGCTGCCGCGCCCGCTGCCCACCCCGGTGCTCGCGTTCGCGATCCGGCACCTGGGCGCGGTCGCCGGCGTGGAGGTCACCGCCAGCCACAACCCGCCCCGTGACAACGGCTACAAGGTCTACCTCGGCGACGGCTCGCAGATCGTGCCGCCCGCCGACGGCGAGATCGCGTCCCGGATCGCCGCGGTCGGCCCGCTGACCGAGGTGGCGCGCCCCGAGAGCGGCTGGGACGTACTCGGCGAGGACGTCCTGGCGGCGTACCTGGCCCGTACGGAGGCGGTCCTCACGCCCGGCTCGCCGCGGGACACCCGCGTCGTCTACACGCCGATGCACGGCGTCGGCCGGGACGTCCTGACCGCGGCGTTCGAGCGGGCCGGGTTCCCGGCGCCGGTGGTCGTCGCCGAGCAGGCAGAGCCCGACCCGGACTTCCCGACGGTCGCGTTCCCCAACCCCGAGGAGCCCGGGGCGATGGACCTGGCCTTCGAGACGGCCCGGACGGCGCAGCCCGACATCGTCGTCGCCAACGACCCGGACGCGGACCGCTGCGCCGTCGCCGTGCCGGCACCGGAGACGGCGGCGGGCTGGCGGATGCTGCGCGGTGACGAGGTCGGCGCACTGCTCGCCGCGCACGTGGTCGGCTCGGGCGCACGGGGCACCGTCGCCACGACGATCGTCTCCTCCTCGCTGCTGTCCCGGATCGCCGCCGCGGCCGGTCTGCCGTACACGGAGACGCTGACCGGCTTCAAGTGGCTGGCCCGCGTGGACGGCCTGCGGTACGCGTACGAGGAGGCCCTGGGGTACGCGGTGGACCCGGCCGGGGTGCGGGACAAGGACGGCATCACGGCGGCGCTGCTGATCACCGAGCTCGCGGCCGTCCTCAAGCGGGACGGCCGGACGCTGACCGACCTGCTGGACGACCTGGCGGTCGAGCACGGGCTGCACGCCACCGACCAGCTCTCCGTGCGCGTCGAGGACCTGTCGGTCATCTCCGACGCGATGCGCCGGCTGCGCGCGCAGCCGCCGGCCGCGCTGGGCGGGCTCACGGTGTCCTCGGCCGAGGACCTGTCGCAGGGCTCGGCGTCGCTGCCGCCGACCGACGGCCTGCGGTACACGCTGTCCGGGTCCGGCGAGGTGACAGCGGGCCGGGTCGTCGTCCGCCCGAGCGGCACGGAGCCGAAGCTGAAGTGCTACTTGGAGGCCGTGGTACCGGTCGCCTCGCGGGACGCGCTCCCGGAGGCACGCCGCACGGCGGACGCGGCGCTCGCCGCGATCAAGGCCGACCTGTCGGCCGCGGCGGGTCTCTGA
- a CDS encoding purine-nucleoside phosphorylase: MNASVTPDLASDPRTAATDAADRLRELTGAETHDVALVMGSGWAPAAEALGEPEHEFLVTELPGFPPPAVEGHGGKIRSYALGDKRALVFLGRTHYYEGRGVAAVAHGVRTAVAAGCKTVVLTNGCGGLREGMRPGQPVLISDHLNLTATSPIVGANFVDLTDLYSPRLRALCKEVDPTLEEGVYAQFPGPHYETPAEIRMIRTLGADLVGMSTVLEAIAAREAGAEVLGLSLVTNLAAGMTGEPLNHEEVLQAGRDSATRMGSLLGQVLSKI; encoded by the coding sequence GTGAACGCATCTGTTACCCCGGACCTGGCGAGCGACCCGCGTACCGCCGCCACCGACGCCGCCGACCGCCTGCGCGAGCTGACCGGCGCCGAGACCCACGACGTTGCCCTGGTCATGGGCTCGGGCTGGGCCCCGGCCGCCGAGGCGCTGGGTGAGCCCGAGCACGAATTCCTCGTCACCGAGCTGCCGGGCTTCCCGCCCCCGGCCGTGGAGGGCCACGGCGGCAAGATCCGCTCGTACGCCCTCGGCGACAAGCGCGCACTGGTCTTCCTCGGCCGGACGCATTACTACGAGGGCCGCGGAGTGGCGGCCGTCGCCCACGGCGTCCGTACCGCCGTGGCCGCCGGCTGCAAGACGGTCGTCCTCACCAACGGCTGCGGCGGCCTGCGCGAGGGCATGCGTCCCGGCCAGCCGGTCCTCATCAGCGACCACCTCAACCTCACCGCCACCTCACCGATCGTCGGCGCGAACTTCGTCGACCTGACCGACCTGTACTCGCCGCGGCTGCGCGCGCTGTGCAAGGAGGTCGACCCGACCCTGGAGGAGGGCGTCTACGCCCAGTTCCCCGGGCCGCACTACGAGACCCCCGCCGAGATCCGGATGATCCGCACGCTCGGTGCCGACCTGGTCGGCATGTCCACCGTCCTGGAGGCCATCGCCGCACGTGAGGCGGGCGCCGAGGTGCTCGGCCTGTCCCTGGTGACCAACCTCGCCGCGGGCATGACCGGCGAGCCGCTCAACCACGAAGAGGTGCTCCAGGCCGGCCGCGACTCCGCGACCCGCATGGGCAGCCTGCTCGGCCAGGTGCTCAGCAAGATCTGA